The segment AGCCGAAGATCCAGAAGGCACCCTTCGCGAAGACCCAGTCGAGACCGGCGACCACCAGCATCATCACGATCACGAAGACCACGACGACGGTGGTGTACTGGATCAGCTGACTGCGGGTGGGCCAGACCACCTTGCGGAGTTCCGCGATGATCTGGCGGTAGAAGATCGCGATCCGGGCGAACAGGCCCTTCTTGGCCCGCTTGCCGGACTTCTTGCCGCCCTCGCCACCGGCCGCCTTGTTGGCGCGCCGACGCTCGCGCCGGGACTTCTTGCCGTCCTCGGTGCTGGTGGTCT is part of the Kitasatospora setae KM-6054 genome and harbors:
- the secE gene encoding preprotein translocase subunit SecE; this translates as MTETTGSTATPESGNPEGAEGAADETTSTEDGKKSRRERRRANKAAGGEGGKKSGKRAKKGLFARIAIFYRQIIAELRKVVWPTRSQLIQYTTVVVVFVIVMMLVVAGLDWVFAKGAFWIFG